One Hemibagrus wyckioides isolate EC202008001 linkage group LG07, SWU_Hwy_1.0, whole genome shotgun sequence DNA segment encodes these proteins:
- the fcer1g gene encoding high affinity immunoglobulin epsilon receptor subunit gamma produces MPILLSMQSANVVKSVSVKTVWICLLPLLLTIGQTAAMENASICYVLDAILFIYGLVLTVLYCRMKLQQDRQVKQASGKKEAAEGVYEGLSHRTQDTYESINLKKSKA; encoded by the exons ATGCCCATCCTGCTCTCAATGCAAAGTGCAAATGTTGTTAAG TCAGTTTCAGTTAAGACAGTCTGGATTTGTCTCCTTCCTCTTTTGTTGACCATTGGCCAAACTG CCGCTATGGAAAACGCGAGCATCTGCTATGTCTTGGATGCCATTCTGTTCATCTACGGACTTGTCCTAACTGTCCTTTACTGCAGAATGAAG CTACAGCAGGATCGTCAGGTAAAACAGGCTTCTGGGAAg AAGGAAGCGGCAGAGGGAGTCTATGAA GGTCTTTCACATAGAACTCAAGATACCTATGAGTCCATCAATTTGAAGAAGTCCAAGGCGTAA
- the ndufs2 gene encoding NADH dehydrogenase [ubiquinone] iron-sulfur protein 2, mitochondrial translates to MCALCVWGKRVAVGRPAKMAATILRSLKQLGRPSAAILNKNVLTPACALLQSRQKQWQPDVEWAEQYAGAVMFPSAVTKNWAPPPWNDKDPPAEKEVSNLTINFGPQHPAAHGVLRLVMELSGESVKKCDPHVGLLHRGTEKLIEYKTYLQALPYFDRLDYVSMMCNEQAYALAVEKLLNIQAPPRAQWIRVLYGELTRIMNHIMGITTHALDIGAMTPFFWMFEEREKMFEFYERVSGARMHAAYVRPGGVHQDLPLGLMDDIYEWCKNFSIRIDEVEEMLTNNRIWKNRTVNIGVIGAEDALNYGFSGVMLRGSGIKWDLRKSQPYDKYDEVVFDVPVGSNGDCYDRYLCRVEEMRQSLRIMHQCLNKMPEGEIKVDDAKVAPPKRSEMKTSMESLIHHFKLYTEGYQVSPGATYTAVEAPKGEFGVYLVSDGSSRPYRCKIKAPGFAHLAGLDKMSKGHMLADVVAIIGTQDIVFGEVDR, encoded by the exons atgtgtgctctgtgtgtctgGGGGAAAAGGGTGGCAGTCGGTCGGCCAGCAAAAATGGCGGCGACTATCCTGAGGTCGCTCAAACAACTCGGACGTCCTTCAGCAgcaattttaaacaaaaatgttttgacTCCTGCATGCGCTTTGCTTCAAAGCAG GCAGAAGCAATGGCAGCCCGATGTGGAGTGGGCTGAGCAGTATGCTGGTGCAGTCATGTTCCCCAGTGCCGTCACCAAGAACTGGGCTCCACCACCATGGAACG ACAAAGACCCTCCAGCAGAGAAGGAGGTATCAAACCTCACTATAAACTTCGGGCCTCAGCACCCTGCAGCCCACGGTGTGCTGCGTCTAGTGATGGAACTGAGTGGTGAGTCTGTGAAGAAGTGTGACCCTCATGTGGGTTTGCTGCACCGTGGCACAGAGAAGCTTATTGAGTACAAGACCTACCTGCAG GCCCTCCCATACTTTGACAGGCTGGACtatgtgtctatgatgtgcaaTGAACAAGCTTATGCTCTGGCAGTGGAAAAGCTGCTGAATATCCAAGCTCCACCTCGTGCTCAATGGATCAGAG TGCTGTACGGAGAGTTAACTCGTATTATGAATCACATCATGGGCATCACTACACACGCCTTGGATATTGGTGCCATGACCCCCTTTTTCTGGATGtttgaggagagagagaag ATGTTTGAGTTCTATGAGCGAGTGTCTGGCGCCAGAATGCACGCTGCTTATGTCCGACCTGGAGGAGTTCATCAG GATTTGCCCCTGGGACTTATGGACGATATTTATGAGTGGTGTAAAAACTTCTCAATACGCATTGATGAGGTGGAGGAG ATGTTGACGAACAACCGCATCTGGAAGAACAGAACTGTTAATATTGGGGTCATTGGAGCAGAAGATGCCCTCAACTATGGCTTCAG tggtgtgatgttgagggGATCTGGTATTAAATGGGATTTAAGAAAATCTCAGCCCTATGACAAATATGATGAGGTGGTGTTTGATGTGCCTGTTGGAAGTAACGGGGACTGCTACGACAG GTATCTGTGTCGAGTGGAGGAAATGAGGCAGTCTCTAAGGATCATGCATCAGTGTCTCAACAAGATGCCTGAGGGAGAGATCAAGGTGGATGATGCTAAAGTCGCACCACCAAAGAGATCGGAGATGAAG ACGTCTATGGAATCACTAATCCATCATTTCAAGCTGTACACAGAGGGATACCAGGTTTCCCCAGGAGCCACATATACAGCTGTTGAAGCACCAAAG GGGGAGTTTGGAGTGTATTTGGTTTCTGATGGGTCCAGCAGACCCTACCGCTGCAAGATCAAAGCTCCAGGCTTTGCCCACTTG gCTGGTTTGGACAAAATGTCAAAAGGACACATGCTTGCCGACGTGGTGGCCATCATTG GTACTCAGGACATTGTGTTCGGTGAGGTGGACCGTTAA